One Pyrus communis chromosome 4, drPyrComm1.1, whole genome shotgun sequence genomic region harbors:
- the LOC137732842 gene encoding uncharacterized protein, which produces MYPGCPVLVEDEVMPANLILLDIVEFDVIFGTDWLIFNRANIDCYKKNVTFHRPGQPLVTFVGERSGVRHAIISAVRAKKLSQKGCQGYLAHVVLNDNVSSCVEDIRVVRHFPDVFLDDLPGLPTDRDVEFAIDLLRGTDPISLTPYQMAPAELRELKIQLQELLDKGFIQPSTLPWGAPVLFVRKKDGTLRLCINYR; this is translated from the coding sequence ATGTACCCTGGGTGCCCAGTGTTAGTCGAGGATGAGGTTATGCCAGCTAACCTCATTCTATTGGATATTGTTGAGTTCGATGTCATTTTTGGCACTGATTGGCTAATCTTTAATCgagccaatattgattgttataAGAAGAATGTGACGTTTCATCGCCCGGGGCAACCTTTGGTTACGTTTGTCGGCGAGCGTAGCGGCGTGAGACATGCCATTATTTCAGCAGTGAGAGCCAAAAAGTTGTCACAGAAGGGTTGTCAGGGATATCTGGCACATGTTGTACTAAATGATAACGTTTCTAGCTGTGTGGAGGACATTAGGGTGGTCAGGCATTTTCCTGACGTGTTTCTAGATGATTTACCGGGATTGCCGACGGATCGTGACGTAGAGTTCGCTATCGACTTATTGCGAGGTACAGACCCTATATCCTTGACTCCTTATCagatggctcctgctgagttgagAGAGCTGAAAATTCAGTTGCAGGAGTTATTAGATAAAGGTTTTATACAACCTAGTACTTTGCCTTGGGGAGCTCCTGTTTTGTTCGTGCGAAAGAAGGATGGTACCTTAAGGCTGTGTATTAACTACCGGTAG